A region from the Corallococcus caeni genome encodes:
- a CDS encoding MlaD family protein: MDEQRLELKVGALVLATLVGVLVLLWLMGELTLGRGARLEVDFAHTGNVVQGAPVKLGGVQVGKVDTIHLLADRRDAKGLPLPVRMDLSVEPAARGALRKDARVTVGTVGLLGEPYLELNPGNAEAPLPETEALRGVDAPRLDLLSEQLSKFVTLLSDMLEKDPEAVTGLAANVSRLARTLDEVLTENKGDVKVLASELAAASKDLRQLAQLAKESMQPGGKGARLLDDASAVAAVMRKDLPGLTKSAGTTLDGLAAVTGPLTPEDGQQVKLALQRFTAAAGQLEQIATKADRILGQLDAGEGTGGALLKDPALYDELKTLVTDLRKHPWKMLWKD; this comes from the coding sequence ATGGATGAGCAACGGCTGGAGTTGAAGGTCGGGGCGCTGGTGCTCGCGACGCTGGTGGGAGTGCTGGTGTTGCTCTGGTTGATGGGAGAGCTGACGCTGGGCCGGGGCGCCAGGCTGGAGGTGGACTTCGCGCATACGGGCAACGTGGTGCAGGGAGCCCCGGTGAAGCTGGGAGGCGTCCAGGTGGGCAAGGTGGACACCATCCACCTGCTCGCGGACCGAAGGGACGCGAAGGGCCTCCCCCTCCCCGTCCGCATGGACCTGTCCGTGGAGCCTGCGGCGAGGGGCGCCCTGCGCAAGGACGCGAGGGTGACGGTGGGGACAGTGGGCCTGCTGGGGGAGCCCTATCTGGAGTTGAACCCGGGCAACGCGGAAGCGCCGCTGCCGGAGACCGAGGCGCTGAGAGGCGTGGACGCGCCGCGCCTGGACCTGCTGTCGGAACAGCTCTCCAAGTTCGTGACGTTGCTGTCGGACATGTTGGAGAAGGATCCGGAGGCCGTGACGGGCCTGGCCGCCAACGTGTCGCGACTGGCGAGGACGCTGGACGAGGTCCTGACGGAGAACAAAGGCGACGTGAAGGTCCTGGCCTCGGAGCTGGCGGCGGCGTCCAAGGACCTGCGGCAGCTGGCGCAGCTGGCGAAGGAATCCATGCAGCCCGGAGGCAAGGGAGCCCGACTCCTGGATGACGCCTCCGCCGTGGCGGCGGTGATGCGGAAGGACCTCCCCGGCCTGACGAAGTCCGCAGGAACGACCCTGGACGGCCTGGCGGCGGTGACAGGACCGCTCACGCCCGAGGACGGCCAGCAGGTGAAGCTGGCCCTCCAGCGCTTCACCGCGGCGGCGGGTCAGCTGGAGCAGATCGCCACCAAGGCGGACCGGATCCTCGGACAGCTCGACGCCGGAGAAGGCACCGGCGGCGCGCTGCTCAAGGATCCAGCCCTCTATGACGAGCTGAAGACCCTGGTCACGGACCTGCGCAAGCATCCGTGGAAGATGCTCTGGAAAGACTGA
- a CDS encoding ATP-binding cassette domain-containing protein, with translation MNDTGPDTLVFEDVAIAFEQGRRVLDGLSAQVSTRELTFIAGASGSGKSVLCRLAVGLLRPEAGKVTLFGERVDTQAERTLVNLRRRAPYLVQGPALLDWRTLRENVRLADPSAPEEAVETALEKVGLKEWADRLPPELGPGAKKRAAIARALVLKPRYLLLDEPTTGLDRRAAMQVEAVLASLKEQGLGALVVSHDYRQLRGIADRVLVVAKGRSAYLGSPEGFLESPAPELRTLTAPFMEGATDG, from the coding sequence GTGAATGACACCGGTCCGGACACGCTGGTCTTCGAGGACGTGGCCATTGCCTTCGAGCAGGGCCGCCGCGTGCTGGACGGCCTGAGCGCGCAGGTCTCCACGCGGGAGCTGACGTTCATCGCGGGAGCGAGCGGCTCCGGAAAGAGCGTGCTGTGCCGGCTGGCGGTGGGCCTGCTGAGGCCCGAGGCGGGCAAGGTGACGTTGTTCGGGGAGCGCGTGGACACGCAGGCGGAGCGGACGCTGGTGAACCTCCGCCGCCGGGCGCCCTACCTGGTGCAGGGCCCCGCGCTGCTGGACTGGAGGACGCTGCGGGAGAACGTGCGCCTCGCGGATCCGAGCGCCCCGGAGGAAGCGGTGGAGACGGCGCTGGAGAAGGTGGGCCTGAAGGAGTGGGCGGACCGGCTGCCGCCGGAGCTGGGGCCCGGGGCGAAGAAGCGGGCGGCCATCGCGAGGGCGCTGGTGCTCAAGCCGCGCTACCTGCTGCTGGACGAGCCGACGACGGGGCTGGACCGGAGGGCGGCGATGCAGGTGGAGGCGGTGTTGGCGTCGTTGAAGGAGCAGGGCCTGGGTGCGCTGGTGGTGTCCCACGACTACCGGCAGTTGAGAGGGATTGCGGACCGGGTGCTGGTGGTGGCGAAGGGGCGCAGCGCGTACCTGGGGAGCCCGGAGGGCTTCCTGGAGTCCCCTGCCCCGGAGCTGCGGACGCTGACGGCGCCGTTCATGGAGGGCGCGACGGATGGATGA
- a CDS encoding MlaE family ABC transporter permease, with translation MKRVLTFFGAPGVMLARTVRAGAREGIPWRETLAQVHELGGRSVWLVMSGMAFFGAVLVMIANAQAKKLIGNVAVLGPAYFEMLVRELGPAVSALLTASRAGASHSAELATMSVNEQVEALEMSAGDPYADLVAPRLVAGVVGVPLLSVLGTVAATASAVLVASVALDIDGRAFMDARYVDGWDLLVGGLKVLGCGLYIPLAAAVAGLNARGGAEAVGEATTEGVVAASLGCLLIDLTVSLAFQFVRL, from the coding sequence ATGAAGCGGGTGCTGACCTTCTTCGGGGCGCCGGGAGTGATGCTGGCGCGCACGGTCCGCGCGGGCGCCAGGGAGGGAATCCCCTGGAGGGAGACGCTGGCGCAGGTGCACGAGCTGGGCGGGCGCAGCGTATGGCTGGTGATGTCGGGCATGGCCTTCTTCGGCGCGGTGCTGGTGATGATCGCCAACGCGCAGGCGAAGAAGCTGATTGGCAACGTGGCGGTGCTGGGCCCGGCCTACTTCGAGATGCTGGTGCGCGAGCTGGGGCCGGCGGTGTCGGCGCTGCTGACGGCGTCACGAGCCGGGGCCAGCCACTCCGCGGAGCTGGCCACGATGAGCGTGAACGAGCAGGTGGAGGCGCTGGAGATGTCGGCGGGGGATCCGTACGCGGACCTCGTGGCGCCCCGGTTGGTGGCGGGCGTGGTGGGCGTGCCGCTCCTGAGCGTGCTGGGGACGGTGGCGGCGACGGCGTCGGCGGTGCTGGTGGCGAGCGTGGCGTTGGACATCGACGGCCGGGCGTTCATGGACGCAAGGTATGTGGATGGCTGGGACCTGCTGGTGGGAGGTCTGAAGGTGCTGGGCTGCGGGCTATACATCCCGCTCGCGGCGGCAGTGGCGGGCTTGAATGCCAGGGGCGGCGCGGAGGCGGTGGGCGAGGCGACGACGGAAGGCGTGGTGGCGGCCAGTCTGGGGTGTCTGTTGATTGACCTGACGGTGTCGCTTGCGTTCCAGTTCGTGCGCCTGTGA
- a CDS encoding MlaE family ABC transporter permease, whose translation MSSPVSTTALAWLGRSAMRAVGGVGALALVAGRTAWGLRRLERRELTRGLVQFGYGSLPLALATAALAGVIVVVQAALYIQRFGARAFLGWAAGYGVLWEFGPLLLGLIMSARIGARNAAELATLKVGGQIEGLRGIGLDPFALLVAPRVVAMEVSMLALSTFTFLVSILCEAVAAKLTLDLPVRVFFGTFAQMLSPSDLLGGVVKTGAFGLAISLVSTAVGLRAKGGARAVGEAAASAVVLGCAAIFLLDFLLTTLLSRVLA comes from the coding sequence GTGTCATCACCCGTGAGCACCACCGCCCTGGCCTGGCTGGGACGCTCGGCGATGCGGGCGGTGGGCGGCGTGGGCGCGCTGGCCCTGGTCGCGGGCCGCACGGCCTGGGGCCTGCGCAGGCTGGAGCGCCGCGAGCTGACGCGGGGGCTGGTGCAGTTCGGCTACGGCTCGTTGCCGCTGGCGTTGGCGACGGCGGCGCTGGCGGGCGTCATCGTGGTGGTGCAGGCGGCGCTCTACATCCAGCGCTTCGGGGCGCGGGCGTTCCTGGGCTGGGCCGCGGGCTACGGCGTGCTGTGGGAGTTCGGTCCGCTCTTGCTGGGGCTGATCATGTCCGCGCGCATCGGCGCGAGGAACGCGGCGGAGCTGGCCACGCTGAAGGTGGGCGGACAGATTGAAGGCCTGAGAGGCATTGGCCTGGATCCGTTCGCGCTGCTGGTGGCGCCCCGGGTGGTGGCGATGGAGGTGAGCATGCTGGCGCTGAGCACGTTCACGTTCCTGGTGTCCATCCTCTGCGAGGCGGTGGCGGCGAAGCTCACGTTGGACCTGCCGGTGCGGGTGTTCTTCGGGACGTTCGCGCAGATGCTGAGCCCGTCCGACCTGCTGGGAGGCGTGGTGAAGACGGGGGCGTTCGGGCTGGCCATCTCGCTGGTGTCCACGGCGGTGGGCCTGAGGGCGAAGGGAGGAGCCCGCGCCGTGGGAGAGGCCGCAGCGAGCGCGGTGGTGCTGGGCTGCGCGGCCATCTTCCTGTTGGACTTCCTGCTGACGACGCTGCTGTCGAGGGTGCTCGCATGA
- a CDS encoding ABC transporter ATP-binding protein — protein MDLRAEALGIRYGARTVLEPTDCHVPPGTQALVLGRSGSGKTTLLKAFAGLLLPSSGRVTWDGQDVARLSAPERRRQQASFGFVFQTDALFDSLTVRQNVMQPLLRRRVPEAEARERTDAVLRSVGLADAADTLPERLSGGMKKRAGLARAIAARPAVLLADDPFAGLDPGTARQVARVLLEVAGKGTLLVAAPEAPVDLPLPRWLYLRGGRLVHDGAPAPELERAPDEALA, from the coding sequence ATGGACCTGCGCGCCGAAGCCCTGGGCATCCGCTACGGCGCACGGACCGTGCTGGAGCCCACGGACTGCCACGTCCCGCCCGGCACGCAGGCGCTGGTGCTGGGGCGTTCAGGCTCGGGCAAGACGACGCTGCTCAAGGCCTTCGCGGGGCTGCTGCTCCCCTCCTCCGGTCGGGTGACATGGGACGGGCAGGACGTCGCCCGGCTCTCGGCGCCAGAGCGGCGCAGGCAGCAGGCATCGTTCGGCTTCGTGTTCCAGACGGACGCGCTCTTCGACTCGCTGACGGTGCGGCAGAACGTGATGCAGCCGCTGCTGCGCCGGCGCGTGCCGGAAGCGGAGGCCCGCGAGCGCACGGACGCGGTGCTGCGCTCGGTGGGCCTGGCGGACGCGGCGGACACGCTGCCGGAGCGCCTGTCCGGAGGCATGAAGAAGCGCGCGGGGCTCGCGAGGGCCATCGCGGCGAGGCCCGCGGTGCTGCTGGCGGATGATCCGTTCGCGGGCCTGGATCCGGGCACGGCGCGGCAGGTGGCGAGGGTGCTGCTGGAGGTCGCCGGCAAGGGGACGCTGCTGGTGGCGGCGCCGGAAGCGCCGGTGGACCTCCCCCTGCCCCGCTGGCTGTACCTGCGAGGCGGCCGACTGGTGCACGATGGGGCCCCGGCGCCGGAACTGGAGCGCGCGCCGGACGAGGCCCTCGCATGA
- a CDS encoding putative metal-binding motif-containing protein — MRLFLLAVLAGVLAGCSKGDDLKSAALKVQLHYEGFRPGCVTLTVTDLADPSRQATTTVSVPEGPPPGTLSVAVFRQTGWSNDLKLLAAAKEQSCDGAQVATAQTDASLAKDGITPVDLSLSATDSDGDGFVRTEDQGTDCNDRDANQGGPMSWYPDDDNDGYGNSQLPAMVKACEGPALTASRTGDCNDRDPSVHPGQAEFRCDGQDDNCDDVKDESFDLGGTCLNDFQCAGAKVCTGTDGGVACNSTLTPTAYFRDEDGDGMAGADGGVTCAPQPEGTPTQARDCDESSIHVSSNLTEVCDRLDNNCDGRVDEGSSCNLAWQSVPEAAGTTSWRAIAVGKDLAWLAGPGTVNNVVKIEATARTLSSCVGDWNAAWISSEGQLFLAGKDGKLASKMPGEAGCTAAATPGPSVDLSGIVGFNSTGGAKPTLYAVSGGGRVFKWAFPAAPVELAVTGINLMAVTGTTAGAPLIAVGARDYMLPAPQPQVISINTETGNWVAEPLPPAVPAVYLTGVSAVNANYVYVVGHKGVILERNHGVWRTLPSPASEPDLTDVLAFSQNGLYVTTGTGTVQFFNGKTWDPVYSNPKAMRALDGPLPTTLGASGDLGANQFFNR, encoded by the coding sequence ATGCGTTTATTCCTGCTCGCCGTGCTCGCCGGTGTCCTCGCGGGCTGCTCCAAGGGGGATGACCTCAAGTCCGCCGCTCTGAAGGTCCAGCTTCATTACGAAGGATTTCGGCCGGGGTGCGTCACGCTGACGGTCACGGATCTGGCGGACCCTTCCCGGCAGGCCACGACGACCGTGAGCGTGCCCGAGGGTCCCCCACCCGGCACCCTGTCCGTGGCGGTGTTCCGCCAGACGGGCTGGAGCAACGACCTGAAGCTCCTGGCCGCGGCGAAGGAACAGTCCTGTGACGGAGCGCAGGTGGCCACGGCGCAGACCGACGCGAGCCTCGCGAAGGACGGCATCACGCCGGTGGACCTGTCCCTGAGCGCCACGGACTCCGATGGGGACGGGTTCGTGCGCACGGAGGACCAGGGCACGGACTGCAACGACCGGGATGCGAACCAGGGCGGTCCCATGTCGTGGTACCCGGATGACGACAATGACGGGTACGGCAACAGCCAGCTGCCCGCGATGGTGAAGGCATGCGAGGGGCCCGCGCTGACCGCGTCACGGACCGGTGACTGCAACGACCGGGACCCGAGCGTCCACCCGGGGCAGGCGGAGTTCCGCTGCGATGGCCAGGACGACAACTGCGATGACGTGAAGGACGAGTCGTTCGACCTGGGCGGGACCTGCCTCAACGACTTCCAATGCGCGGGCGCGAAGGTCTGTACGGGGACGGATGGCGGCGTCGCATGTAACAGCACCCTCACGCCCACGGCCTACTTCCGGGACGAGGACGGAGATGGGATGGCGGGAGCGGATGGGGGTGTGACCTGCGCTCCCCAACCGGAGGGCACGCCGACGCAGGCCCGGGACTGCGACGAGAGTTCCATTCATGTCTCGTCGAATCTGACGGAGGTCTGCGACCGGCTGGACAACAACTGCGATGGGCGGGTGGATGAAGGCTCCTCGTGCAACCTCGCCTGGCAGAGCGTGCCGGAGGCCGCCGGCACCACGTCGTGGCGTGCCATCGCCGTCGGAAAGGACCTGGCCTGGCTCGCCGGGCCAGGCACGGTGAACAACGTGGTGAAGATCGAGGCCACCGCCCGGACACTCTCCTCCTGTGTTGGAGACTGGAACGCCGCCTGGATCAGCTCCGAGGGGCAGCTGTTCCTCGCGGGGAAAGACGGAAAGCTGGCGAGCAAGATGCCTGGGGAAGCCGGCTGTACCGCCGCCGCCACGCCGGGCCCCTCCGTGGACCTCTCGGGCATCGTGGGCTTCAACTCGACGGGTGGCGCCAAGCCCACGCTCTACGCCGTGTCGGGCGGTGGCCGCGTCTTCAAGTGGGCGTTCCCCGCGGCCCCGGTCGAGCTCGCGGTCACGGGCATCAACCTGATGGCGGTGACGGGAACCACCGCCGGCGCGCCGCTGATCGCGGTGGGCGCTCGGGACTACATGCTCCCGGCACCCCAACCCCAGGTCATCAGTATCAACACCGAGACTGGGAACTGGGTGGCTGAACCCCTTCCCCCAGCCGTCCCCGCCGTCTACCTGACGGGAGTGAGCGCGGTGAACGCCAACTACGTCTATGTCGTGGGGCACAAGGGCGTGATCCTGGAGCGGAACCACGGGGTGTGGCGCACACTGCCGTCCCCGGCATCGGAGCCGGACCTCACCGACGTGCTGGCTTTCAGTCAGAATGGGCTCTACGTGACGACAGGAACGGGCACCGTGCAGTTCTTCAACGGAAAGACCTGGGACCCGGTCTACTCGAACCCGAAAGCCATGCGTGCCCTCGACGGACCCTTGCCCACGACGTTGGGAGCGTCGGGCGACCTGGGCGCGAACCAGTTCTTCAACCGCTAG
- a CDS encoding TolC family protein codes for MPTVRRALLAAPLGACLCALAPDALAQTTPPAASPAPSAASPASDFPKPPEQDSGAAPLTLERAVELASQKNEAVLAAGQTAEAAQARVARARAFFLPTVAATGTYTRRLRESTREVGGQTVVLQKYNALGAVFAGRLTLFDARGFPLYKAAKLESEASKLDALETRRQVAFSAANAFLVTLANQQVYQAAEQRLAYAKQSLTDAQARANAGLASTNDVTRAELELATAESNLAAALGNAETSRLELGYLLVERVQGELAPPEPLLADAVRPAPALELLTQGAPDRRPDILSARLRVRSLRESAKEPLARLLPSLGASAQYRLTNEAGLNGNVGDGFLAVDLTWTLFDGGARYADRDERVAIANAAELNTQAATRRVPVDIEQARVNLETARAALAQSEQAAKAARKNAVETGILYRQGLSTALTLADASLSLFEAEVALAQNRYGLGVALLGLRAAVGLNPLGKEP; via the coding sequence ATGCCCACCGTCCGCCGTGCACTCCTCGCCGCGCCCCTGGGTGCCTGCCTCTGCGCGCTGGCCCCGGACGCGCTCGCCCAGACGACGCCTCCGGCCGCGTCCCCGGCGCCCTCCGCCGCGTCCCCCGCCAGCGACTTCCCCAAGCCTCCGGAGCAGGACTCCGGCGCCGCTCCGCTGACGCTGGAACGCGCCGTGGAGCTCGCCTCACAGAAGAACGAGGCCGTGCTCGCCGCGGGACAGACGGCCGAGGCCGCCCAGGCCCGCGTCGCCCGCGCCCGCGCCTTCTTCCTGCCCACCGTCGCGGCCACCGGCACCTACACGCGCCGCCTGCGCGAGTCCACGCGCGAGGTCGGCGGACAGACCGTCGTGCTCCAGAAGTACAACGCGCTGGGCGCCGTCTTCGCCGGCCGGCTCACGCTCTTCGACGCGCGCGGCTTCCCGCTCTACAAGGCCGCGAAGCTGGAGAGCGAGGCCTCCAAGCTGGACGCCCTGGAGACGCGCCGCCAGGTGGCCTTCAGCGCCGCCAACGCCTTCCTCGTCACGCTGGCCAACCAGCAGGTGTACCAGGCCGCCGAGCAGCGGCTGGCCTACGCGAAGCAGAGCCTGACGGACGCCCAGGCCCGCGCCAACGCGGGGCTCGCCAGCACCAACGACGTCACTCGCGCGGAGCTGGAGTTGGCCACCGCCGAGTCCAACCTCGCCGCGGCCCTGGGCAACGCGGAGACGAGCCGCCTGGAGCTGGGCTACCTCCTCGTGGAGCGGGTGCAGGGAGAGCTCGCGCCGCCGGAGCCGCTGCTCGCGGACGCCGTGCGTCCCGCGCCGGCCCTGGAGCTGCTCACGCAAGGGGCCCCGGACCGCCGTCCGGACATCCTCTCCGCGCGCCTGCGCGTGCGCTCGCTGCGGGAGAGCGCGAAGGAGCCCCTGGCGCGCCTGCTGCCGTCCCTGGGAGCGAGCGCCCAGTACCGCCTCACCAACGAGGCGGGCCTCAACGGCAACGTCGGCGACGGTTTCCTCGCGGTGGACCTCACCTGGACCCTCTTCGACGGCGGTGCCCGCTACGCGGATCGCGACGAGCGCGTGGCCATCGCCAACGCCGCGGAGCTGAACACGCAGGCCGCCACGCGCCGCGTGCCGGTGGACATCGAGCAGGCGCGGGTCAACCTGGAGACGGCCCGGGCCGCGCTCGCGCAGAGCGAGCAGGCGGCGAAGGCGGCGCGCAAGAACGCCGTGGAGACAGGCATCCTCTACCGCCAGGGCCTGTCCACCGCGCTCACCCTGGCGGACGCGTCGCTCAGCCTCTTCGAGGCGGAGGTCGCGCTGGCGCAGAACCGCTATGGACTGGGCGTGGCCCTGCTGGGGCTGCGGGCCGCGGTCGGACTCAATCCCCTGGGGAAGGAACCGTGA
- a CDS encoding efflux RND transporter periplasmic adaptor subunit — MQRTGVLALSLAMLSLAPGCKKDAPAQGGKGAGRGPTQFPVEVATVEARDVEYAVSAVGAVEAFESVQITARVPGALERVTFSEGQVVKKGDTLAEIEPARYAIAVRAAEAALQKAQAALVEAKAGAQRRAEVNAQSPGLLPAEQLETYQARAATAQADVAAAKAALDQAQLNQRDAYVRAPMDGVLQTRTVQTGQYVQPGVVLATLLRREPLLLRFNVPAADVARITPGMPARFTVRSEGGTYEAKITYVSASADAQSRMVAVTAEVTGEDARKLRPGAFATVSVPVESRGGSPVIPQTAIRPSERGFLAFVVADNKARERILELGLRTSDGKVEVKEGLKAGETLVVRGAEALRDGVAVRVEEDRPKPKVGGEQPPTEGRGGAGSEGRP; from the coding sequence ATGCAACGCACTGGAGTGCTGGCCCTGTCGCTGGCCATGCTGTCCCTGGCCCCTGGCTGCAAGAAGGACGCGCCCGCGCAGGGCGGCAAGGGCGCGGGCCGGGGTCCCACCCAGTTCCCCGTGGAGGTCGCGACCGTGGAGGCGCGCGACGTGGAGTACGCGGTCAGCGCCGTGGGCGCGGTGGAGGCCTTCGAGAGCGTGCAGATCACCGCGCGCGTGCCGGGCGCCCTGGAGCGCGTGACCTTCTCCGAGGGTCAGGTGGTGAAGAAGGGCGACACGCTCGCGGAGATCGAACCCGCGCGCTACGCCATCGCCGTGCGCGCCGCGGAGGCCGCGCTGCAGAAGGCCCAGGCCGCGCTGGTGGAGGCGAAGGCCGGTGCCCAGCGCCGCGCGGAGGTCAACGCGCAGAGCCCGGGCCTCCTGCCCGCCGAACAGCTGGAGACGTACCAGGCCCGCGCCGCCACCGCCCAGGCGGACGTGGCGGCCGCGAAGGCGGCGCTGGATCAGGCGCAGCTCAACCAGCGCGACGCGTACGTGCGCGCCCCCATGGACGGCGTCCTCCAGACGCGCACGGTGCAGACGGGCCAGTACGTGCAGCCGGGCGTGGTGCTGGCCACGCTGCTGCGCCGGGAGCCGCTGCTGTTGCGCTTCAACGTGCCCGCGGCGGACGTGGCGCGCATCACCCCGGGGATGCCCGCGCGCTTCACGGTGCGCTCGGAAGGGGGCACGTACGAGGCGAAGATCACCTACGTGTCCGCGAGCGCGGACGCGCAGAGCCGCATGGTGGCGGTGACCGCGGAGGTGACGGGCGAGGACGCGCGCAAGCTGCGCCCGGGCGCCTTCGCCACGGTGAGCGTGCCGGTGGAGTCGCGCGGGGGCAGCCCGGTGATTCCGCAGACGGCCATCCGCCCCAGCGAGCGCGGGTTCCTGGCGTTCGTGGTGGCGGACAACAAGGCGCGCGAGCGCATCCTGGAGCTGGGGCTGCGCACGTCGGATGGGAAGGTGGAGGTGAAGGAGGGGCTCAAGGCCGGTGAGACGCTGGTGGTGCGCGGCGCGGAGGCCCTGCGCGACGGCGTGGCGGTGCGCGTGGAAGAGGATCGCCCCAAGCCGAAGGTGGGGGGCGAGCAGCCTCCGACCGAGGGCCGAGGCGGCGCGGGCTCGGAGGGCCGCCCATGA